The Coffea arabica cultivar ET-39 chromosome 1e, Coffea Arabica ET-39 HiFi, whole genome shotgun sequence genome has a window encoding:
- the LOC113700787 gene encoding eugenol synthase 1 — MAEKSKILIIGGTGYIGKFIVAASTKASHPTFVLVRESTVSDPVKGKLVEGFKNSGATLVHGDLYDHESLVKAIKQVDVVISTVGNGQLNDQRKIIDAIKEAGNVKKFYPSEFGVDVDRQNAVEPAKSAFAGKSQIRRATEAAGIPYTYISSNAFAGYFLPTLLQPGATAPPRDKVVILGDGNAKAVFNEEHDIGTFTIKTVDDPRALNKVVYIRPPKNSVSFKELVAVWEKKIGKTLEKEYIPEEQLLKNIQEAPIPLNVILSINHAILVNGDTTNFAIEPSFGVEASELYPNVKYTTVEEYLDRFV, encoded by the exons ATGGCAGAAAAAAGCAAGATTTTGATCATTGGTGGAACAGGATACATTGGCAAGTTTATAGTTGCGGCCAGCACTAAGGCTAGTCATCCCACCTTTGTATTGGTTAGAGAATCTACAGTTTCTGATCCTGTTAAGGGAAAACTTGTTGAAGGCTTCAAGAACTCTGGGGCGACTCTTGTTCAT GGTGACTTGTATGATCATGAAAGTTTAGTGAAGGCCATAAAACAGGTGGATGTGGTCATATCAACTGTTGGTAACGGACAATTGAATGATCAGAGGAAGATCATTGATGCAATTAAAGAAGCTGGAAATGTCAAG AAATTCTACCCTTCAGAGTTTGGAGTTGATGTGGATCGCCAAAATGCAGTTGAGCCTGCCAAGTCTGCATTTGCAGGAAAGTCTCAGATTCGTAGAGCTACTGAGGCAGCAGGGATCCCTTACACCTATATCTCGTCTAACGCTTTTGCTGGATATTTTCTTCCAACCTTGTTACAGCCAGGAGCCACTGCACCACCACGAGATAAAGTTGTCATCTTGGGAGATGGAAATGCTAAAG CTGTTTTTAATGAAGAACATGACATTGGTACTTTCACCATCAAAACTGTTGATGATCCAAGAGCATTGAACAAAGTTGTCTACATTAGGCCTCCTAAGAATAGTGTATCATTTAAAGAGTTAGTGGCAGTATGGGAGAAGAAGATTGGTAAAACTCTGGAGAAAGAATATATTCCTGAGGAACAACTCCTGAAGAACATCCAAG AGGCTCCAATTCCGCTCAATGTCATATTATCAATTAACCATGCAATTCTGGTAAACGGTGATACTACCAACTTTGCAATTGAGCCATCTTTCGGTGTAGAGGCTTCAGAGCTTTATCCTAATGTCAAGTACACCACTGTCGAGGAGTACCTTGATCGATTCGTCTAA